A section of the Spirosoma pollinicola genome encodes:
- a CDS encoding ABC transporter permease — MDLHIASQIAQTHLLAKKRQTLVAMLGVTFGIAMFITMISFMQGVNQFLEDSALDASPHIRMYNDVNTPRPGLIEEMHPGNFNVIYHQRPKDEQARIKNGMAIAERIEREPGVLGVSPQVATQAFYNNGPIQISGTISGVDIDRENRLYKLTTRLKSGSLNTLKTNPDGLIMGNVLARKLNVRVGDKVTVTTPKGGIRVLRVVGTFGFGIGTVDNTKSYGNLSTVQEMLQKDPSYITDIHIKMVDPLQAIPFGKRLRAVYNYYTEDWATANTAILAGEKIRNMLTYVVSITLLVVAGFGIYNIMNMTVINKIKDIAILKATGFEGRDIIAIFLLQAAFIGLSGGLLGLGIGFGLSYLLSITPFDAGDFLSLKTFPVIFAPKYYIMGLTFGVITTVLAGYFPSKKASKVDPVSILRG, encoded by the coding sequence ATGGATTTACACATCGCTTCTCAAATTGCCCAAACGCACTTGCTGGCCAAGAAACGCCAGACGCTGGTCGCTATGCTGGGCGTAACATTCGGTATTGCGATGTTCATCACGATGATTTCGTTTATGCAGGGCGTCAACCAGTTTCTGGAAGACTCGGCGCTGGACGCCAGTCCGCATATTCGGATGTATAATGATGTGAACACCCCCAGGCCGGGCCTGATTGAGGAAATGCACCCCGGCAACTTCAACGTGATCTACCACCAGCGGCCTAAAGATGAACAGGCTCGAATAAAAAACGGGATGGCCATTGCCGAACGCATTGAGCGCGAGCCGGGTGTGCTTGGGGTATCGCCCCAGGTAGCTACGCAGGCGTTCTACAACAACGGCCCGATTCAGATTTCCGGGACAATTTCCGGCGTGGACATCGACCGCGAAAACCGGCTTTACAAATTAACAACCCGACTGAAATCAGGTAGCCTGAACACCCTGAAAACGAATCCCGACGGCTTGATTATGGGAAACGTCCTGGCCCGAAAACTCAACGTTCGGGTGGGCGACAAAGTGACCGTGACAACACCAAAAGGTGGTATTCGTGTTTTGCGCGTTGTTGGCACGTTCGGGTTCGGCATTGGCACAGTTGATAATACGAAGAGCTATGGAAACCTCTCAACGGTGCAGGAAATGCTTCAGAAAGACCCGAGTTATATCACCGACATCCATATAAAAATGGTTGATCCTTTACAGGCAATCCCATTTGGCAAGCGACTGCGGGCTGTGTATAACTATTATACAGAAGATTGGGCTACTGCCAACACCGCCATTCTTGCCGGTGAAAAAATAAGGAATATGCTCACCTATGTGGTGTCGATCACGTTGCTGGTGGTGGCCGGATTCGGGATTTACAACATCATGAACATGACTGTCATCAACAAAATCAAGGACATTGCCATTTTGAAAGCCACGGGTTTTGAAGGTCGCGACATCATCGCTATTTTCCTGCTCCAGGCCGCCTTTATTGGCCTCTCTGGTGGGTTGCTGGGTCTGGGAATTGGTTTTGGATTAAGTTATCTCTTATCAATAACGCCATTCGACGCGGGGGATTTTCTGAGTTTAAAAACCTTTCCCGTCATTTTTGCGCCAAAGTATTACATTATGGGCCTTACATTCGGCGTGATCACCACCGTTCTGGCAGGCTATTTCCCATCAAAAAAAGCCTCGAAAGTTGACCCTGTGTCTATCTTGAGAGGATAG
- a CDS encoding ABC transporter ATP-binding protein, with protein MSTVLSAQHLNKAFYDPEKFQVLTDVTFDVQKGEFLSIVGKSGCGKSTLLYLLSTMDTDYEGKIEMADTKLTGRSQDYLAHFRNEHLGFVFQFHFLLPEFSALQNVMLPGLKLGKYPEKEVEERAMEKLRLIGMADFARKPANKLSGGQQQRVAIARALINDPTIIMGDEPTGNLDRANTENVFTIFHDLASKGQTIIAVTHDPDFAAGTNRTIEMSDGMIIGNHENKVQ; from the coding sequence ATGTCAACCGTCCTTTCTGCCCAACATCTCAATAAAGCCTTCTACGACCCGGAGAAATTTCAGGTGTTGACCGATGTGACGTTCGACGTGCAGAAAGGGGAATTTTTGTCGATAGTAGGCAAGTCTGGCTGCGGTAAATCAACGCTGCTCTATTTGCTTTCGACAATGGATACCGACTACGAAGGAAAAATTGAGATGGCCGACACTAAACTAACGGGGCGTAGCCAGGATTACCTGGCCCATTTCAGGAATGAGCACCTGGGTTTTGTGTTCCAGTTTCACTTTTTGTTGCCCGAGTTTTCGGCCTTGCAAAACGTGATGTTGCCGGGCCTTAAACTAGGCAAATACCCGGAGAAAGAGGTTGAAGAACGGGCAATGGAAAAACTTCGGCTTATCGGCATGGCCGATTTTGCCCGTAAACCAGCCAACAAATTATCGGGAGGGCAGCAACAACGGGTCGCCATTGCCCGAGCACTCATCAACGACCCAACTATTATTATGGGCGATGAACCAACAGGCAATCTGGACAGAGCCAATACGGAAAATGTCTTTACAATTTTTCACGACCTTGCCAGTAAAGGGCAAACAATTATTGCCGTAACACACGACCCTGACTTTGCCGCCGGAACGAACCGCACTATCGAAATGTCTGATGGAATGATCATTGGCAATCATGAAAATAAAGTTCAATAA
- a CDS encoding sensor histidine kinase produces the protein MKIKFNKYVEFLLLWIALGGLVARQWMVPDITWQVQALLFVMSFVMLNLVWIFHYQFNEWLNQRLPFEKNIRWRIIVQVLGGWSIVKTVAIITGYFIANRFFPPALTLLNKFGFIIIGMMIFLVNTVICLGFIASHLLKRWQENSVRTAQLEKEKVQVQLDSLKNQVSPHFLFNSLSSLDSLIDDNPVLARQFLQQLSKVFRYVLQHKEKALVPLETELAFIKNYVSLLHTRFDGMFIVECTVDNCALEKQIVPVTLQILIENAIKHNVIIEARPLTITLSAKDDYLSVTNPVQRKRQVETSNRQGLENLKLLYSFLSDRPVVIDETDTTFQVRLPLLGLE, from the coding sequence ATGAAAATAAAGTTCAATAAATACGTTGAGTTCCTACTTCTCTGGATAGCCCTGGGCGGGTTGGTTGCGCGTCAGTGGATGGTTCCCGACATTACCTGGCAGGTACAGGCATTGCTGTTTGTCATGTCATTTGTCATGTTAAATCTGGTCTGGATTTTCCATTACCAGTTCAACGAATGGCTGAACCAGCGATTACCGTTCGAGAAAAATATACGCTGGCGAATTATTGTACAAGTATTAGGTGGCTGGAGCATTGTTAAAACGGTGGCGATCATCACGGGCTATTTCATTGCCAACCGGTTCTTCCCTCCTGCATTAACCTTACTGAATAAGTTTGGCTTCATTATTATTGGCATGATGATTTTCCTGGTGAATACGGTAATCTGCCTGGGATTCATCGCCAGTCATCTCCTAAAGCGCTGGCAGGAGAATAGCGTTCGGACGGCTCAACTGGAAAAGGAAAAAGTGCAGGTGCAGCTCGACAGTCTGAAAAATCAGGTAAGTCCGCACTTTCTGTTTAATAGTCTATCCTCATTGGATAGTTTGATTGATGACAATCCCGTTCTGGCCCGACAGTTTCTGCAGCAATTATCGAAGGTGTTTCGGTATGTGCTTCAACATAAAGAAAAAGCCCTGGTGCCGCTCGAAACCGAACTGGCATTTATTAAAAACTATGTATCATTGCTGCATACCCGCTTTGATGGTATGTTCATTGTCGAGTGCACCGTTGATAACTGTGCGCTGGAAAAGCAGATTGTGCCTGTAACCCTTCAGATTTTAATTGAAAACGCAATCAAACACAACGTTATCATTGAAGCCCGTCCGCTAACAATCACCCTTAGCGCGAAAGACGACTATTTGTCCGTCACGAATCCTGTTCAACGAAAGCGGCAGGTAGAAACATCGAACCGGCAGGGGTTAGAAAACCTGAAACTTCTTTATAGTTTTTTAAGTGATCGACCGGTAGTTATTGACGAAACCGACACTACGTTTCAGGTACGGTTACCCTTATTAGGGCTTGAGTAG
- a CDS encoding LytR/AlgR family response regulator transcription factor produces the protein MTILLIEDEPLIARQLEKLVRQLEPGAVIHGPLASVQSICDYFKANQLEDRPAPDLVIADIQLADGVSFEAFRQVGLNAPVIFTTAYDEYAIRAFKLNSIDYLLKPIDPGDLQHALAKFHRWSLNGSSDFNDQFRHLLTHMATPSTLPQYKRRFTGHFLRQIVTLPQEEVAYFFRNELIYLHTVDGKKLITDYKTLDELDELIDPAHFFRANRQCIIHLDAVASYRPLDNSKLLVLLKKPNETLELLVSKEKAATFKHWMEG, from the coding sequence ATGACTATTCTGCTGATCGAAGATGAACCGCTCATTGCCCGGCAACTCGAAAAACTAGTTCGTCAGTTGGAGCCGGGTGCCGTTATTCACGGGCCACTTGCCAGTGTGCAGAGCATTTGCGACTACTTTAAGGCGAATCAATTAGAGGATCGCCCCGCCCCTGATCTTGTCATAGCCGATATTCAACTGGCCGATGGGGTGAGTTTCGAGGCATTTCGGCAGGTGGGTCTGAACGCACCGGTCATTTTTACAACGGCTTATGATGAATATGCCATCCGGGCGTTCAAGCTCAATAGCATTGATTACCTGCTCAAACCCATCGACCCTGGCGACCTTCAACACGCGTTGGCAAAATTTCATCGGTGGTCGTTAAACGGGAGCTCAGATTTTAATGATCAGTTTCGGCATTTACTGACACATATGGCCACGCCCTCTACTTTGCCCCAATACAAACGGCGATTTACGGGCCATTTTCTCCGACAGATTGTAACACTCCCGCAGGAGGAAGTCGCCTATTTCTTCCGTAACGAATTGATTTACCTACACACGGTTGACGGGAAGAAATTAATTACGGACTATAAAACACTCGATGAACTGGACGAGTTGATTGATCCGGCTCATTTCTTTCGGGCAAATCGCCAGTGTATTATTCATCTCGACGCCGTTGCCAGCTATCGACCGCTTGATAACAGCAAACTTCTTGTGCTATTGAAGAAGCCCAATGAAACGCTGGAACTCCTGGTCAGCAAAGAGAAAGCCGCGACATTTAAACACTGGATGGAAGGTTAG
- a CDS encoding M16 family metallopeptidase codes for MKTTLTKRGLLAAAWFMGSLTLSTAQDKPAAMPEGVTKGASVEGITEYNLKNGLKVLLFPDPSKPTITVNITYLVGSRHEGLGETGMAHLLEHMVFKGSTKHTNIPQELTSHGARPNGTTWLDRTNYYETFAATDENLKWALDLESDRMVNSFIKKEDLATEFSVVRNEFEMGENSPQNVLNERVVSSAYLWHNYGNSTIGNRTDIEKVPIDNLQAFYKKFYQPDNSVLVVAGKIDESKTMALINQYFGAIARPTRVLQPTYSQEPVQDGERMVTLRRVGDTKVVSALYHIMPGSHPDYPTMDVVIELLTNEPSGRLYKALVETKKASQQYGYSFTTKDPGYVYFAAEMLKDKSLDDAKSALLSTLDSVAIATPSKEEIDRAKAKLLKDVELSFKNAERVGLALSEYIATGDWRLGFLYRDALEKVAPADVKRVASFYFKPSNRTVGVFIPEQTPDRVDVPNAPDIAAMVKDYKGRALVAQGEAFDPSPANIDGRTRRSEQPNTIELALLPKSTRGNEVNARMTLRYGDQKSLMNKSAISVFTASMLDKGTTTRTRQQIKDELDKLKAQVGVFGGGNQVNVTIKTTKENLAAVIRVVSDMLKHPAFDANEFDKLKQEQLAQIEAQRSEPQSLAFTAFQRQMNPYPKEDIRYTSTPDEDVADVKALKLDDLKQFHKDFYGAQNATFAVVGDFDETPIRKVVTDELGTWKAKKPFSRLVTPYTDIKPTPQSLEAPDKANAFMVAGVNIPLRDDDPDYPALVLGNYMLGGGFLNSRLAVRIRQKEGISYGVGSQLSANPLDKTGMFMTYAIYNPENAERLEKAFREEMDKAVKEGFTADEIKAARSGYLQSRMVSRAQDPSLVGTLNNYLYLNRTMNWDADFEKKMESLTPEQVNAALKKHIDPSKISIIKAGDFAKAAKKTAEKQPASSVGSGKN; via the coding sequence ATGAAAACCACCCTTACCAAAAGAGGATTGCTGGCCGCTGCCTGGTTCATGGGCAGCCTCACACTCTCTACGGCTCAGGACAAACCGGCAGCCATGCCCGAAGGTGTCACCAAGGGCGCATCTGTTGAAGGCATTACGGAGTATAACCTCAAAAATGGACTTAAAGTACTGCTCTTTCCTGACCCGTCGAAACCCACGATTACCGTAAACATCACGTATCTGGTAGGCTCCCGGCACGAAGGTTTGGGCGAAACCGGTATGGCCCACTTGCTGGAGCACATGGTCTTTAAAGGATCAACCAAGCACACCAACATTCCGCAGGAGTTGACCTCACATGGTGCCCGTCCCAACGGCACCACCTGGCTCGACCGCACCAACTATTACGAAACCTTTGCCGCTACCGACGAAAACCTGAAGTGGGCACTTGATCTGGAATCGGACAGGATGGTGAACTCATTTATCAAAAAAGAAGACCTAGCTACCGAGTTTTCTGTTGTTCGAAACGAGTTTGAAATGGGCGAAAACTCCCCACAAAATGTACTGAATGAGCGCGTTGTGTCGTCTGCTTACCTGTGGCACAACTACGGCAACTCAACCATCGGAAACCGTACTGATATCGAGAAGGTGCCCATCGACAACCTTCAGGCTTTCTACAAGAAATTCTACCAGCCCGACAATTCCGTACTGGTTGTAGCGGGTAAAATTGACGAGTCAAAAACAATGGCGCTGATAAACCAGTATTTTGGTGCTATTGCCCGCCCAACACGGGTATTACAGCCAACCTACAGCCAGGAACCTGTTCAGGATGGCGAGCGGATGGTGACCCTCCGGCGTGTGGGCGATACGAAAGTAGTATCTGCATTATACCATATCATGCCCGGTTCGCACCCCGATTATCCAACGATGGATGTTGTTATCGAACTTCTGACTAACGAACCATCAGGCCGACTCTACAAAGCATTGGTTGAAACCAAGAAAGCCTCGCAGCAATATGGGTACTCGTTCACAACTAAAGATCCTGGCTATGTGTATTTTGCCGCCGAGATGCTGAAGGACAAATCGCTGGACGATGCCAAATCGGCTCTATTGTCAACCTTGGATTCGGTTGCAATTGCAACACCTTCGAAAGAAGAAATAGACCGCGCCAAGGCGAAGTTGCTCAAAGATGTTGAACTGAGTTTCAAAAATGCTGAACGGGTTGGCCTGGCATTGAGCGAATATATTGCCACCGGCGACTGGCGGCTAGGTTTCCTCTATCGTGACGCACTCGAAAAAGTGGCTCCTGCCGATGTAAAACGTGTTGCCAGCTTCTATTTTAAACCGTCGAACCGTACGGTTGGCGTGTTTATTCCCGAACAAACCCCCGACCGTGTCGATGTGCCGAATGCTCCCGACATTGCCGCTATGGTGAAGGACTACAAAGGCCGGGCATTGGTGGCGCAGGGTGAAGCCTTCGACCCATCGCCTGCCAACATCGACGGTCGTACCCGCCGGTCGGAGCAACCCAACACTATTGAGTTGGCCTTGTTGCCAAAATCGACACGCGGCAACGAAGTGAACGCCCGTATGACGCTGCGGTATGGCGACCAGAAAAGCCTGATGAACAAGAGCGCTATCTCTGTTTTCACCGCTTCGATGCTCGACAAAGGGACAACAACCCGCACGCGGCAGCAGATTAAAGACGAACTGGATAAGCTGAAAGCACAGGTTGGTGTATTTGGTGGTGGTAATCAGGTGAACGTAACCATTAAAACCACTAAAGAAAACCTGGCCGCCGTGATTCGGGTTGTGAGCGACATGCTCAAGCACCCGGCTTTCGATGCCAACGAGTTTGACAAACTGAAGCAAGAGCAATTGGCACAGATTGAAGCACAACGTTCTGAGCCACAGTCGCTGGCCTTTACGGCTTTTCAACGGCAAATGAATCCGTATCCTAAAGAAGACATTCGGTATACGTCAACGCCCGATGAAGATGTGGCCGATGTAAAAGCCCTGAAACTGGACGACCTGAAGCAGTTCCACAAAGACTTCTACGGGGCTCAAAACGCAACCTTCGCTGTTGTTGGTGACTTTGATGAGACGCCGATTCGGAAGGTAGTAACCGATGAGTTGGGTACCTGGAAAGCCAAAAAGCCATTCAGCCGGTTGGTAACTCCCTATACTGATATCAAGCCAACGCCACAGAGTTTAGAAGCTCCGGACAAAGCGAATGCCTTTATGGTAGCTGGTGTTAACATACCTTTGCGCGACGATGACCCCGATTATCCGGCGCTGGTACTTGGCAACTATATGTTAGGTGGTGGCTTCCTGAACTCCCGCCTGGCCGTACGTATCCGTCAGAAAGAGGGCATTAGCTACGGCGTTGGTTCGCAATTATCGGCCAACCCACTCGACAAAACGGGTATGTTTATGACCTATGCTATCTATAACCCCGAAAACGCTGAACGCCTGGAAAAAGCCTTCCGCGAAGAAATGGACAAAGCGGTAAAAGAGGGCTTCACCGCCGACGAGATTAAAGCCGCACGTTCGGGCTATCTGCAATCGCGGATGGTTTCGCGGGCGCAGGATCCTTCGCTAGTTGGTACGCTGAACAACTACCTGTACCTGAACCGGACGATGAACTGGGATGCTGATTTCGAAAAGAAAATGGAGAGCCTGACGCCTGAACAAGTCAATGCCGCCCTGAAGAAACACATCGACCCATCGAAGATTTCGATCATCAAAGCGGGGGACTTCGCTAAGGCAGCTAAGAAAACCGCCGAGAAGCAACCCGCTTCGTCGGTAGGTAGCGGGAAGAACTAA
- a CDS encoding leucine-rich repeat domain-containing protein has translation MKALFLFVLFGLLTLPGLAQDRIVLLRDTTRLHLSVAELAKKYPLAFARVAGEKGIFERHGRLFMDTINAIHQRFFTFIERNKKRLPVLGIMIQTDEFIRPDGTYDRVFCEFSGKELTDQQEGQLLQLVAEWYGQHPFPIKTSTGFRWGGATVLGNIPQKRTVRRGKGIISTLEDAEKTTRPDTVTMLAFNQLDLTSVPEVVYRFPKLDELDLSKNSLHELPARLTADIPTLTRLSVLYNAIPNDSVFITRNKHLVSLNLQGNKLTKIPPSIRQNRRLESLWMGNNKLTELDIKTLRRLRRLSDLNLYHVGLTQLPKTIGRLKHVRVLDLYYNNFTSLPSQIGRMKRLEQLAVAHNGLHNLPASLGKLRRLSVLFAHHNRISQLPAEFERLTNLHVLDLGYNWFSVAPPVIKSMSSLEELSLNNNELKAFPDMLRSMKGLKKVYLGSNPLFGQEALSSPYGPLIKELEASKMEVLY, from the coding sequence ATGAAAGCCTTATTTCTGTTCGTTCTTTTTGGGTTACTAACACTGCCGGGTTTAGCGCAGGATCGCATCGTTTTACTTCGGGATACCACGCGGCTGCACCTCTCCGTAGCGGAACTGGCAAAGAAATACCCGCTCGCTTTTGCTCGGGTTGCTGGTGAGAAGGGCATTTTCGAGCGTCATGGCAGGCTATTTATGGATACAATAAACGCCATTCATCAACGGTTTTTTACTTTTATCGAACGCAACAAAAAGCGATTGCCCGTTTTGGGAATCATGATTCAGACCGATGAGTTCATTCGCCCGGATGGCACCTACGACCGGGTCTTCTGCGAGTTTTCGGGGAAGGAGCTAACAGATCAGCAGGAAGGCCAACTACTTCAGCTTGTTGCCGAGTGGTATGGCCAGCATCCGTTTCCGATAAAAACCTCTACTGGATTCCGGTGGGGTGGCGCGACGGTATTGGGAAATATACCTCAGAAACGTACCGTTCGTCGGGGCAAAGGTATTATCAGTACGCTGGAAGATGCCGAGAAAACAACCCGCCCCGACACGGTGACTATGCTCGCCTTTAATCAATTGGATCTTACGAGCGTCCCCGAAGTGGTCTATCGGTTTCCTAAACTGGACGAACTTGATCTGTCTAAAAATAGTCTTCACGAATTGCCTGCTCGTCTCACCGCCGACATTCCAACCCTAACACGGCTCAGTGTACTCTACAATGCCATTCCAAACGACAGCGTATTCATCACCCGCAACAAGCATCTGGTGTCCCTGAATCTGCAAGGGAACAAACTGACAAAAATCCCACCGTCGATACGGCAAAACCGTCGTCTTGAAAGCTTATGGATGGGGAATAATAAGTTAACCGAACTGGATATAAAGACGCTGCGCCGTTTACGTCGGCTAAGTGATTTAAACCTCTACCATGTGGGTTTAACGCAGCTACCCAAAACAATTGGTCGGCTAAAACACGTACGGGTACTGGATTTATATTACAACAACTTTACGTCTCTACCCAGCCAGATTGGCCGGATGAAACGACTTGAACAACTGGCTGTTGCTCACAATGGACTTCACAACCTACCGGCGTCGCTGGGAAAACTACGCCGACTTTCCGTCCTTTTTGCCCACCATAATCGAATCAGCCAGCTTCCCGCCGAGTTTGAGCGATTAACTAATTTGCATGTCCTTGATCTGGGTTATAACTGGTTCTCGGTAGCCCCGCCCGTTATAAAGTCAATGTCGTCATTGGAAGAGTTATCCCTGAACAACAATGAGTTAAAGGCATTTCCTGATATGCTCAGAAGCATGAAAGGATTAAAGAAAGTGTATTTAGGCAGTAACCCCCTCTTTGGCCAGGAGGCATTGTCCAGCCCGTATGGCCCGCTGATTAAGGAACTGGAAGCGAGTAAAATGGAAGTTTTATATTAG
- a CDS encoding EamA family transporter has product MQAVSTPVPTTPNRLTLWANLISVYILWGSTYMFIHFMTERMPPLYMISARYLIAGTLLYVYARMTGTPRPSLVDWKSLAVIGVLLLTVANGCLSVGIQYIPSSMAALLGGLMPVFLLSLNWISFAHKRPSNLALAGLAIGLIGIYLLVKPDRLTSTSGLDAKLIGFGLVAVGNFSWAIGTLLTPRLTLPSGTISSGIQMIIGGLVLLPISLALEPVTLLSIFDAPLKAIGSMIYLVIFGSIVGFSSYSWLARNATPQLLSTYAFVNPVVAMLLGTTFAGEVFSSQSFLGAAIALVGVVLITLGRK; this is encoded by the coding sequence ATGCAAGCTGTTTCTACACCTGTTCCCACCACACCAAATCGTCTGACACTCTGGGCGAATTTGATTTCTGTTTATATTTTGTGGGGGTCAACGTACATGTTCATTCATTTTATGACTGAACGGATGCCACCCCTTTACATGATATCTGCCCGTTACCTGATTGCCGGAACCCTGTTGTATGTGTATGCCCGGATGACTGGCACGCCCCGACCCAGCCTGGTGGATTGGAAATCATTAGCGGTTATTGGCGTGTTGTTACTGACGGTTGCAAATGGCTGTTTATCAGTAGGCATTCAGTACATACCGAGTAGTATGGCCGCTTTATTAGGCGGCTTAATGCCTGTCTTTTTACTTTCTCTCAACTGGATTTCGTTCGCACATAAACGCCCCAGTAACCTGGCACTCGCAGGTCTGGCCATTGGCTTAATCGGTATTTATCTGCTTGTAAAACCCGACAGGTTGACGAGCACAAGTGGCCTTGATGCTAAATTGATAGGATTTGGGCTGGTGGCTGTCGGCAACTTTTCGTGGGCCATCGGGACGTTGTTAACTCCTCGTCTTACGCTGCCATCGGGCACAATTTCGAGCGGCATCCAGATGATTATTGGCGGGCTTGTGCTATTGCCTATTAGTTTAGCGCTGGAACCTGTTACGCTTTTAAGCATTTTTGACGCCCCACTCAAAGCCATTGGCTCTATGATTTACCTGGTCATTTTTGGGAGTATCGTTGGCTTTTCGTCCTACTCCTGGCTGGCCCGCAATGCAACTCCGCAACTCCTGTCGACTTACGCTTTCGTCAACCCTGTGGTAGCTATGTTGTTGGGTACCACCTTCGCAGGGGAAGTCTTCTCAAGCCAATCGTTCCTCGGTGCCGCCATCGCGCTGGTTGGTGTAGTGCTGATTACGCTGGGGAGGAAGTAG
- a CDS encoding SDR family NAD(P)-dependent oxidoreductase: protein MIDFSNQTVLITGAGQGIGFAIARALAKAGGKILLNDFDAALTNKAVETIKQEGGTCTACSGDASDVGFIQQLVDVAVNTFGSLDIAIANAGITVFGDIFTTTPEAFQKIVNLNLQGSFFLAQAAAIQMKKQGAGGSVLFMSSVVGHQAHPGLPVYSMTKAGLEMLAKQLVIDFSPLGITVNAIAPGATLTERTLDDPTYIPIWSRITPMGRPATVEDIANAALFLVSPASRHITGQSLIVDGGWTSISPPPVEG, encoded by the coding sequence ATGATTGATTTCAGTAACCAAACCGTGTTGATTACCGGTGCAGGGCAGGGTATTGGCTTTGCCATTGCGCGCGCATTAGCTAAAGCGGGAGGCAAAATACTCCTCAATGATTTTGATGCAGCATTAACTAACAAGGCAGTTGAGACCATAAAGCAGGAGGGGGGCACTTGTACCGCCTGTTCAGGCGATGCATCTGACGTAGGGTTTATACAGCAATTGGTCGATGTTGCTGTAAATACCTTCGGTTCGCTGGATATCGCCATTGCCAACGCAGGCATCACAGTTTTTGGCGACATTTTTACGACAACGCCGGAGGCATTCCAGAAAATCGTAAATCTGAATCTACAGGGTAGTTTTTTTCTGGCGCAGGCCGCTGCCATCCAAATGAAAAAACAGGGCGCAGGTGGGAGCGTCCTCTTTATGTCGTCGGTGGTGGGGCATCAGGCGCATCCCGGATTACCCGTCTATAGCATGACCAAAGCGGGTCTGGAAATGTTAGCAAAGCAGTTAGTGATTGATTTTTCGCCCCTGGGCATTACGGTCAACGCCATTGCGCCCGGTGCCACCCTCACCGAACGAACTCTGGATGATCCGACTTACATTCCCATCTGGTCGCGTATTACGCCAATGGGCCGCCCGGCCACAGTCGAGGACATTGCCAATGCGGCACTGTTTCTGGTATCACCCGCATCCCGGCACATTACCGGCCAGAGTCTAATCGTAGATGGTGGCTGGACAAGCATTAGCCCACCGCCGGTTGAAGGCTGA
- a CDS encoding VOC family protein — translation MKRVTGIGGLFFKAEKPDELREWYARHLGFNTDQYGAMFEWRKTDAPDEKGYTQWAPFSADTTYFAPSTKEFMVNFRVENLTELLETLKLEGVTVIDEIQEFDYGKFGWILDQEGNKIELWEPTDQ, via the coding sequence ATGAAACGAGTAACGGGTATTGGAGGCTTATTTTTCAAGGCAGAAAAGCCTGACGAACTGCGGGAGTGGTATGCTCGCCATTTAGGGTTCAATACCGATCAATACGGCGCTATGTTTGAATGGCGGAAGACAGATGCGCCCGATGAGAAAGGGTATACTCAATGGGCACCCTTTTCGGCGGATACAACGTATTTCGCTCCGTCGACCAAAGAGTTTATGGTCAACTTTCGGGTTGAAAACCTGACCGAATTGTTGGAGACATTAAAACTGGAGGGGGTGACCGTTATTGACGAGATTCAGGAATTTGACTATGGAAAGTTTGGCTGGATTCTAGATCAGGAAGGTAACAAAATTGAACTCTGGGAACCTACCGATCAGTAG